Below is a genomic region from Elusimicrobiota bacterium.
GGCTTCTTTTCCTGTAAACCCGCTGAAAAAAAGATAAAGATCGCCTTGGCCATGCCTTTAACAGGCGATATCGCCTCTTTGGGGCAGGGACTCAAACGCGCTGTCACGCTGGCGATTGAAGAAGCCAACAAAAATCATCTGACTCCCCAACCCTTGGAATTGGTCGTGTTCGACGATCGGTCTGACCCGCGTGAAGCCGTCAGTGTGGCCAACCGAATTGCCTCGGATCGTCATGTGGTGGCCGTGATTGGACATTTCAATTCGGGTTGTTCAATTCCAGCGTCACGGGTTTATGCGCAGGCGGGTTTGGCCATGCTCACGCCGGCCTCCTCAAATCCTGAACTCACGCTGCAACAATTGTCTCCTCAATGGGTCTATCCCAAATCTATTTTCCGGGCCAACACCACAGACAATGTTCAAGGCGCCTTTGGGGCTGATTTCGTCTCAAGCACGTTGAAGCTGAACCGGGTGGCCATTATTCACGACAAATCCGCCTATGGCCAGGGAGTGGCTGAAGAATTCAAAAAACAATTTGAATTAAACAAAGGGGTGGTGACCGCATTTGAAGGACTTCAGGTCCAAGACCGTGATTTTCGATCGCTTCTCACGCGCGTGAAGGCCACGCAGCCCCAAGCGCTCTACTTCGGAGGCATGTTTTCTGAAGGGGGCATTCTCGTCCGCCAATTGCGAGACATCGGATTTAAAGGGCCCTTTGTCACCTGTGAAGCCAATTACGATCCCGCTTTCTTAAAGGTGGCCGGGGAAGCTGCCGAAGGAGCCTATGTGACTTTTTTGGGTTCACCCCCTGAACTTTTGCCGACGGCTCAAGAATTTATTGTTCGTTACCGAGAGCGGTATCCCACTGACGAATTAAAGTCCTACGATGCTTATGGTTACGAGACCGGAAACATCATTATTGATGCCATCAAAACCGTGGGAACCGACCGCGCAAAAATAATTGAACATCTTCGCGGGATCAAATTTACAGGCGTGTTGGGCACCACCTCGTTTGATGAAAAAGGAGACACGTTGAATAAGGCCATCACGTTGTTTCAAGTGAAAAAAGGAGCTTTTGTCCATCTTTAACACACTGATCGAACAGTTGATCAATGGCTTAACGCTCGGCGCCATTTACGCTTTGGTCGCTCTCGGCTACACCATGGTGTATGGAATATTGCTCATGATTAACTTTGCCCATTCTGAAATTTTCATGATGGGTGCTTTCGTGGGATGTGCGGTTCTAACGCTTTGCGGAGCTCTTCCCGCGCCCCTTGCGATGGGGTTGGCGGTTGTGGGCGCGATGATCGTTTGTGGCCTCGCGGCCTTGGGCGTTGAAAAATTAGCTTATGCCCCTTTGCGCAAAGCTTCCCGACTGGCGCCGCTTATATCAGCCATTGGCGTGTCCATTGTTCTTCAAAATGGTTTTTTTCTTTGGCGAGATGATTTTCTCGGATTTCCAAACGTCATTCCTGAAAGGCACTTTTATTTTGGGCCCCTGCACTTTTCTTTGATTCAGTTGATCATTCTTTTCAGCAGTTTGATTTTGATGCTCGGTTTGTGGTTGTTCGTGAACCACACGCGGTTTGGTCAAGCCATTCGGGCTTGTTCTCAAGACCGTGAAGCGGCCGGTTTGATGGGTATCCCTGTGAATGCCATGATTTCGCTTACTTTTTTTATCGGGGCCTCGCTCGGCGCGGCTGGAGGCATCCTTTACAGCCTGTATTATGGTTCCATTAAATACAACATGGGATTTGTGCCTGGAATAAAAGCGTTTACGGCTGCGGTGTTGGGGGGCATTGGCAACATCCCGGGAGCCATGGTGGGCGGATTGATTTTGGGGATGGCGGAATCTTTGGGCGCGGCTTTTTTACCGCAGGCTTCGTGGAAAGATGTGTTCGCCTTTGGAATTCTCATTTTGGTTCTCGTCATTCGCCCTTCGGGTCTTCTGGGAGAGCGTACCGCCGAGAAGGTATGAAAATTTTTCATCGACCGTCCTGGTCGAACTTGTTGTTGGGTTTGCTGATTGTTTTTTCGATTCTATTTCCTCCCTTTCTTCTCAATTCCGATTATTCCTATGTGTTGCAACTGTTGGTGACAGTCGGTCTCTATATGATTTTGGCCATGGGATTGAATTTGGTGGTAGGCTTTTTGGGTTTGTTGGATTTGGGCTTTATGGCTTTCTATGCGATCGGCGCTTACAGTATGGCGCTTCTGTCCTGCGCTGGTTTTGGGTTTTGGGCAACGCTTGGACTCTCAGTTCTTTTGACCATGGGTTTCCGTTTGTTGCTC
It encodes:
- the braC gene encoding Leucine-, isoleucine-, valine-, threonine-, and alanine-binding protein translates to MGQTLREIFKLFSRKNLDSGETVAPVILWPGPRCNPGRKSGSLPVRQAGRSNGRPGRGVGPLVLGLAGMVFLSTGFFSCKPAEKKIKIALAMPLTGDIASLGQGLKRAVTLAIEEANKNHLTPQPLELVVFDDRSDPREAVSVANRIASDRHVVAVIGHFNSGCSIPASRVYAQAGLAMLTPASSNPELTLQQLSPQWVYPKSIFRANTTDNVQGAFGADFVSSTLKLNRVAIIHDKSAYGQGVAEEFKKQFELNKGVVTAFEGLQVQDRDFRSLLTRVKATQPQALYFGGMFSEGGILVRQLRDIGFKGPFVTCEANYDPAFLKVAGEAAEGAYVTFLGSPPELLPTAQEFIVRYRERYPTDELKSYDAYGYETGNIIIDAIKTVGTDRAKIIEHLRGIKFTGVLGTTSFDEKGDTLNKAITLFQVKKGAFVHL
- the livH gene encoding High-affinity branched-chain amino acid transport system permease protein LivH, whose product is MSIFNTLIEQLINGLTLGAIYALVALGYTMVYGILLMINFAHSEIFMMGAFVGCAVLTLCGALPAPLAMGLAVVGAMIVCGLAALGVEKLAYAPLRKASRLAPLISAIGVSIVLQNGFFLWRDDFLGFPNVIPERHFYFGPLHFSLIQLIILFSSLILMLGLWLFVNHTRFGQAIRACSQDREAAGLMGIPVNAMISLTFFIGASLGAAGGILYSLYYGSIKYNMGFVPGIKAFTAAVLGGIGNIPGAMVGGLILGMAESLGAAFLPQASWKDVFAFGILILVLVIRPSGLLGERTAEKV